From the genome of Varibaculum prostatecancerukia, one region includes:
- the hrcA gene encoding heat-inducible transcriptional repressor HrcA, protein MSQASIRRDDVLRAIVTDYVETGEPVGSKALVDRHDLRVSPATVRNDMSVLEEKGYLYQPHTSAGRVPTEKGYRAFVDRISELRPITSSQRRAIEAFVLGSADFDEVVERTVRVLAQLTQQLAIVQYPHFERSGLRHIELIPVAEYKLLVIVITNSARVQQTTIDTRYEVDAASARSLAMLLNSALEGMEETQIAQLEPVLIAGARPEQLELIAQIMPIIREALTGEQTERIVMVGAGNLVRSSPEFSRSIGSILDALEEQVTLLRLFSEIDQQDSPVTVTIGSESGEHSLSETSIVTGAYGDKESGVAHVGIVGPQRMDYPRAMSIVRAVSRYLSRMMTR, encoded by the coding sequence ATGAGCCAGGCAAGTATCCGTCGCGATGACGTTTTGCGAGCTATCGTCACCGATTATGTGGAAACCGGTGAACCTGTGGGCTCTAAAGCGTTGGTTGATCGGCATGATTTGCGGGTTTCACCGGCTACTGTGCGCAACGATATGTCAGTGTTGGAAGAAAAGGGCTATCTTTATCAGCCGCACACTTCCGCGGGGCGAGTGCCTACTGAAAAAGGCTACCGTGCCTTTGTAGACCGGATTTCTGAGCTGCGTCCCATCACCAGTTCCCAGCGTCGCGCTATCGAAGCTTTTGTGCTGGGATCTGCCGATTTTGATGAGGTAGTCGAACGGACTGTTCGGGTATTAGCCCAGCTCACTCAACAATTGGCGATTGTGCAGTATCCGCATTTTGAACGCAGCGGTCTGCGTCATATCGAACTGATTCCGGTTGCCGAATACAAACTGTTAGTAATCGTGATTACCAATAGCGCGCGGGTGCAGCAAACTACGATTGATACTCGCTACGAGGTCGATGCTGCGAGCGCTCGCTCCCTGGCTATGCTGTTAAACTCCGCTTTGGAGGGGATGGAAGAAACTCAAATAGCCCAGCTAGAGCCAGTTTTAATTGCAGGAGCCCGCCCCGAACAACTGGAACTAATCGCCCAAATCATGCCGATTATTCGCGAAGCCCTAACCGGGGAACAAACCGAAAGAATCGTGATGGTGGGAGCGGGAAATCTGGTGCGTTCTAGCCCCGAGTTTTCTCGTTCCATCGGCTCCATTTTGGATGCCTTGGAAGAACAGGTAACTCTGCTGCGCCTGTTTTCCGAGATTGATCAACAAGATTCGCCAGTTACGGTGACGATTGGGTCGGAATCGGGGGAGCATTCCCTCTCAGAAACTTCCATCGTGACCGGTGCCTATGGAGACAAGGAAAGCGGGGTCGCCCACGTGGGGATAGTAGGCCCGCAAAGGATGGACTATCCGCGCGCTATGAGCATAGTGCGCGCGGTTTCCCGATATTTATCACGCATGATGACCAGGTAG
- the dnaJ gene encoding molecular chaperone DnaJ codes for MADYYEILGVSRDATEAEIRRAYRRKARKLHPDVAGPESEEAFKEVSMAHEVLSDPDKRRRYDMGGDSGFASSGMGDFSMFSDIFESFFGAEPGGGPTPRGRRGEDLRQRLEISLEEAVFGAKKEVQVRTAVVCPTCEGSCCAPGTSPRTCQVCNGRGSVTRSTRTFLGQMQSTVPCSACAGHGTTIPDPCPECSGEGRVRTTATMQIEIPSGVQTGHKVQLRGKGAVGPGGGPNGDLYLEIKVSAHRVFSRHGDNLETTLRVPMTAAILGTQVDLETFDGSQEITIAAGTQPGQQIRLPGLGVGRLQREGRGDLIVNIMVQVPTNLDNAQRELIEQLADLRKEDRVEPEPLEDGGVFSRLRERFAGH; via the coding sequence TTGGCTGATTATTACGAGATTCTAGGGGTTTCCCGGGATGCCACCGAGGCGGAAATCCGTCGAGCATACCGCCGTAAAGCCCGCAAATTGCATCCCGACGTAGCCGGGCCAGAATCAGAGGAGGCTTTCAAAGAAGTCTCTATGGCACACGAAGTCCTCTCTGATCCCGACAAGCGGCGTCGCTACGATATGGGAGGCGATTCCGGGTTTGCCAGCTCCGGTATGGGGGACTTTTCAATGTTCTCCGATATTTTCGAATCCTTCTTCGGAGCCGAGCCCGGCGGCGGACCTACTCCCAGAGGGCGGAGAGGCGAAGACCTGCGTCAACGCCTAGAGATCTCTTTAGAAGAAGCAGTTTTTGGGGCAAAGAAAGAAGTTCAGGTGCGTACCGCGGTAGTCTGTCCTACCTGTGAGGGTAGCTGTTGCGCTCCCGGAACTTCCCCGCGCACCTGCCAGGTTTGTAACGGACGCGGCTCAGTAACCCGCTCCACCCGCACCTTCCTGGGGCAAATGCAATCCACGGTTCCCTGCAGTGCTTGCGCCGGTCACGGTACTACTATCCCGGATCCTTGCCCCGAATGTTCCGGTGAAGGAAGGGTGCGCACCACCGCCACCATGCAGATAGAGATTCCTTCCGGGGTACAAACCGGTCATAAAGTGCAACTGCGCGGTAAAGGGGCTGTAGGGCCTGGCGGCGGTCCCAATGGAGATTTGTATTTAGAGATCAAAGTCAGCGCCCATCGGGTATTTTCCCGGCACGGAGATAACCTGGAGACCACTTTGCGGGTGCCGATGACGGCCGCCATTTTAGGAACCCAAGTCGACCTGGAAACCTTCGATGGCTCCCAAGAGATAACCATTGCGGCAGGTACCCAGCCAGGGCAACAGATTCGCCTGCCAGGTCTAGGCGTAGGACGTCTGCAGCGCGAAGGTCGCGGCGACCTAATCGTAAACATCATGGTGCAGGTACCTACCAACCTTGATAATGCCCAGCGTGAACTAATCGAGCAGTTAGCAGATCTGCGAAAAGAAGACCGGGTAGAACCCGAACCCCTCGAGGACGGTGGGGTCTTCTCTCGCCTGCGGGAACGATTTGCAGGTCACTAA
- a CDS encoding 16S rRNA (uracil(1498)-N(3))-methyltransferase → MFLPVFLGDESCPPLSCLQEGGRGSLKGAEAAHAVGSLRLGIGDPLDLVDGKGLRLRCQILATDKNYLEFEVLQVMHLSLPDTQFGLIQALSKGGRDEQAVESAVELGVSRVRPWAAQRSIVQWKGQKLQRGSKKWLSLLQAAAKQSRRANWPLLDPLADSRQLREIIAAGSIEEKFLLLDPDSSLPLSEAWEQVSQAKMIHVIVGPEGGVSPQETADFSAAGAIAARLGPTVLRSSSAGPAALAALGLCSGLWGRKESL, encoded by the coding sequence ATGTTTCTTCCGGTATTTCTAGGTGACGAATCCTGCCCGCCGCTTTCTTGCTTGCAGGAAGGAGGACGCGGATCCCTCAAAGGAGCAGAAGCCGCCCACGCAGTAGGTTCGCTGCGACTGGGAATAGGGGATCCCCTGGACCTGGTCGACGGTAAGGGATTGCGCCTGCGCTGCCAGATATTGGCGACCGACAAAAACTATTTAGAGTTCGAAGTGCTTCAGGTAATGCACCTATCCTTACCTGATACCCAGTTTGGGCTGATTCAGGCGCTTTCTAAAGGTGGGCGCGACGAACAGGCGGTAGAGTCGGCAGTCGAGTTAGGGGTAAGCCGGGTGCGTCCCTGGGCGGCGCAGCGTTCCATTGTGCAGTGGAAAGGACAAAAGCTGCAGCGGGGAAGCAAGAAGTGGCTATCGCTGCTGCAAGCGGCGGCCAAGCAATCACGGCGCGCTAACTGGCCATTGCTGGATCCCCTAGCTGATTCCCGGCAGTTGCGGGAAATAATTGCGGCCGGGAGCATTGAAGAAAAGTTTCTGCTGCTAGATCCGGATTCCTCCCTGCCTCTCTCTGAAGCCTGGGAGCAGGTAAGCCAGGCTAAAATGATACATGTGATAGTCGGGCCAGAGGGCGGGGTGAGCCCGCAGGAAACTGCAGACTTTAGCGCTGCGGGCGCCATAGCAGCCAGGCTAGGGCCGACAGTTTTACGTTCTTCTAGTGCTGGACCAGCAGCTTTGGCGGCACTAGGGCTTTGCAGTGGCCTGTGGGGTCGGAAGGAATCTCTTTAA
- a CDS encoding PhoH family protein: MSDEQTQVLLPEDLDPVLVFGPGDQVLRAMQDNLPGVRINSRGGIVTFQGNPGEARMGADLLSELIAAARHGNPLSASAVQQALTLMSTQETLPVLRTKRRQIRAKTPGQQSYLEAITNNRIVFGVGPAGTGKTYLAMAKAVEALESGAVSRIVLTRPAVEAGESLGFLPGSLTEKIDPYLRPLYDALREMLEPAELAQLLESGTIEVAPLAYMRGRTISHAFIVLDEAQNTTTQQMKMFLTRLGEGSTMVVTGDITQIDLPRGKLSGLKDARNVLTGVKDIEFCYLTSEDVVRDKLVGMIIDAYEQSAKTRGDQGEEYR; this comes from the coding sequence ATGAGCGATGAACAAACCCAGGTGCTATTGCCTGAAGACTTAGATCCGGTACTGGTTTTTGGTCCCGGCGACCAGGTGTTACGGGCGATGCAAGACAACCTGCCAGGGGTGCGGATTAACTCTCGCGGCGGGATAGTGACTTTTCAAGGTAATCCTGGCGAGGCACGCATGGGGGCGGATCTGCTGAGCGAGTTGATTGCGGCCGCCCGCCACGGTAATCCCTTATCCGCGTCGGCAGTCCAGCAAGCCTTAACCCTAATGTCTACCCAGGAAACCCTCCCGGTGCTACGTACCAAACGTCGGCAGATTCGGGCAAAAACTCCTGGTCAGCAAAGTTATTTAGAGGCGATTACCAATAATCGTATCGTTTTCGGGGTGGGGCCGGCCGGTACTGGGAAAACCTATCTGGCGATGGCCAAAGCAGTGGAAGCCTTGGAATCTGGGGCAGTGTCCCGAATAGTGTTGACGCGCCCGGCAGTAGAGGCCGGCGAATCCCTAGGTTTCTTGCCGGGCTCTCTAACCGAAAAAATCGATCCCTATCTACGTCCTCTTTATGATGCCCTCAGAGAAATGCTGGAACCTGCAGAACTTGCCCAGCTTTTAGAATCGGGAACTATCGAGGTAGCTCCGCTCGCCTATATGCGCGGCCGCACCATTTCGCATGCGTTTATCGTGCTGGATGAAGCCCAAAACACTACTACTCAGCAGATGAAAATGTTCCTCACCCGCCTGGGAGAAGGCTCCACCATGGTGGTGACCGGTGATATTACCCAAATCGATTTACCACGAGGAAAACTTTCGGGACTAAAAGACGCTCGCAACGTCCTCACCGGAGTTAAAGATATAGAATTTTGCTATTTGACCAGCGAGGACGTGGTGCGCGATAAGCTGGTGGGAATGATTATTGACGCCTACGAACAATCCGCGAAAACTCGAGGTGACCAGGGGGAGGAATACCGATGA
- the ybeY gene encoding rRNA maturation RNase YbeY, with protein sequence MSVEVLNETEYPIDGVEFQEIADYVLRAMHVSSAAEMSVIFVEPDAIAALHKRWLDLEGPTDVMSFPIDELRPGAADAPTEAGVLGDVVICPQVAQTQAASAGHSTTEEMLLLAVHGILHLLGYDHAEKDEEKEMFALQRKLLLTFLAERG encoded by the coding sequence ATGAGCGTAGAGGTTCTCAACGAGACTGAATACCCAATCGACGGGGTAGAATTCCAAGAAATTGCCGACTATGTGTTGCGGGCGATGCACGTATCATCTGCGGCGGAAATGTCGGTGATTTTTGTAGAACCGGATGCCATCGCCGCCCTCCATAAGCGTTGGTTAGATCTGGAAGGCCCCACTGATGTGATGAGTTTTCCCATAGACGAGCTCCGTCCCGGGGCTGCGGATGCCCCGACGGAGGCGGGAGTCTTAGGCGATGTAGTGATTTGTCCCCAGGTGGCGCAGACCCAAGCTGCCAGTGCCGGTCATTCCACTACCGAAGAAATGTTACTGCTCGCGGTGCATGGAATCTTGCATCTACTGGGATATGATCACGCTGAAAAAGACGAAGAAAAAGAAATGTTCGCTTTGCAGCGCAAACTCCTGCTGACTTTCTTGGCCGAGCGGGGCTGA
- a CDS encoding hemolysin family protein has translation MFSQIPAAGLLVLAIVLVGVDAAWTAALGAFQTLSHARAQDLVEEGHRRARLVRSLVEDRARTVAICQSWRLFAQVLAATCMTLAMLGFGLVWWVALLVSLLVLGALLLIFATFAGMRIGHYRPEATALWLSKLVSFGLKISVLYRPIEWIAHKIAPLSPVDEAVSRAEIAEDFREMVDEMAEEENLDFEDEDRQIVRSALELGTTLVREIIVPRTDMVSVETTTLAREAFEIFIQSGFSRIPVLGDDADDVRGMLYLKDVVSRCFSRPELMDHPVPEMMREAFFVPEVMLADDLMRQMQADAPHIAVVVDEWGGTVGLVTIEDILEELVGEVTDEHDRAEQEPEQIDADTWVVPARLGLDDLAELVDLEIDDDEVDTVGGLLAKALGKVPLLGSYARVKGLELTVKTVAGRRRQMDTLLVKRLETETDEE, from the coding sequence GTGTTCTCCCAGATACCTGCCGCCGGGCTACTCGTTTTAGCGATTGTGCTAGTGGGGGTAGACGCTGCCTGGACGGCAGCTTTGGGAGCTTTTCAAACTCTGTCTCACGCTCGCGCCCAAGACCTGGTGGAGGAAGGACATCGCCGTGCCCGCCTGGTGCGTTCACTGGTTGAAGACCGGGCACGCACCGTGGCTATTTGCCAGTCCTGGCGCCTATTCGCGCAAGTCTTAGCAGCTACTTGTATGACCTTAGCTATGCTCGGCTTCGGTCTGGTCTGGTGGGTGGCGCTATTAGTGTCACTACTGGTATTGGGAGCGTTGCTGCTGATTTTTGCCACATTTGCGGGTATGCGGATAGGGCATTACCGCCCCGAAGCCACTGCCCTGTGGCTCAGTAAATTGGTGAGTTTTGGGCTGAAAATCTCGGTTCTATATCGCCCCATAGAGTGGATCGCGCACAAAATAGCGCCACTTTCCCCAGTAGATGAGGCCGTCTCTCGCGCGGAAATCGCCGAAGATTTTCGGGAAATGGTCGATGAAATGGCCGAGGAAGAAAACCTGGATTTCGAGGACGAAGATCGTCAGATTGTGCGTTCCGCTCTGGAACTAGGCACCACTTTGGTGCGCGAAATTATTGTGCCGCGCACCGATATGGTGTCGGTGGAGACCACCACCCTTGCCCGGGAAGCCTTTGAAATTTTTATCCAATCCGGGTTTTCTCGGATTCCGGTTCTTGGTGACGATGCCGATGATGTGCGCGGAATGCTCTACCTAAAAGATGTGGTTTCCCGCTGTTTTTCCCGTCCCGAGCTAATGGATCACCCGGTTCCGGAGATGATGCGCGAAGCATTCTTTGTTCCTGAAGTAATGCTCGCCGACGACTTGATGCGCCAAATGCAAGCCGATGCCCCTCATATTGCGGTGGTAGTGGATGAATGGGGTGGCACCGTAGGCCTGGTAACGATAGAAGATATCCTAGAAGAGCTGGTGGGAGAGGTAACTGACGAGCATGATCGCGCCGAACAAGAACCCGAGCAAATCGACGCCGATACTTGGGTGGTGCCTGCCCGCTTAGGTTTGGACGATTTGGCCGAACTGGTAGATCTGGAAATAGATGATGACGAAGTAGATACTGTCGGCGGGCTGCTGGCCAAAGCGCTGGGCAAAGTGCCACTGCTCGGCTCTTATGCCCGGGTCAAAGGGCTGGAGCTAACTGTAAAAACGGTTGCCGGTCGCCGCCGGCAGATGGATACCCTATTGGTAAAACGCCTAGAGACAGAAACGGACGAGGAATGA
- the era gene encoding GTPase Era, giving the protein MSEQEKTEPKNHRAGFVSIVGRPNVGKSTLTNALVGQKVAITSSRPETTRHNVRGVVQGEDYQIVLVDTPGLHRPRTLLGKRLNDMVREALVDVDAVVFCVPADQKIGPGDRYIAAELKDLKIPVILAVTKADLVSKERMVAALVAAGELGDWKEIVPLSALEGEVSVLADQIAKYLPSSPPLYPRDQVSDESVEKMIAEFVREAALEGVREELPHSIAVQVEEILYQGEDSGPRLGYGTHHAPQSKQGATADTGDAAGSESATSPKVAVAEGASSSSQEETKPLDVHVNVFVERDSQKGILIGKGGSHIRRVRIKSKRQIQKLLGKPVQLHLHVRVAKNWQSDTKMLGRLGF; this is encoded by the coding sequence ATGAGCGAGCAAGAAAAAACCGAGCCTAAAAATCATCGCGCGGGATTCGTTTCAATCGTGGGACGACCCAATGTAGGAAAATCCACGCTAACAAATGCGCTGGTAGGGCAGAAAGTGGCGATTACTTCTTCTCGCCCGGAAACTACCCGTCACAATGTGCGGGGAGTAGTCCAGGGAGAGGATTACCAGATTGTGTTGGTGGATACTCCCGGGTTGCACCGACCCCGTACGCTGCTAGGTAAGCGCCTTAACGATATGGTGCGCGAAGCTCTGGTAGATGTAGATGCGGTGGTATTTTGCGTGCCGGCAGATCAAAAGATTGGTCCGGGGGATCGCTATATTGCAGCGGAACTGAAAGACCTGAAAATTCCGGTGATTTTGGCGGTTACCAAAGCAGATCTGGTTTCTAAAGAACGCATGGTAGCGGCACTGGTAGCTGCGGGGGAACTGGGGGATTGGAAAGAGATTGTTCCCCTCAGCGCCCTAGAGGGGGAGGTATCGGTGCTGGCTGATCAGATTGCCAAATACCTGCCGTCCTCCCCGCCTCTATATCCCCGCGATCAGGTTAGCGATGAATCGGTAGAAAAAATGATTGCCGAGTTTGTGCGCGAGGCCGCCTTAGAAGGGGTGCGGGAAGAACTTCCACACTCGATTGCGGTACAGGTAGAAGAGATTCTCTACCAAGGGGAAGATAGCGGCCCCCGCTTGGGATACGGAACGCACCACGCCCCGCAAAGTAAGCAGGGTGCCACCGCGGACACCGGGGATGCTGCCGGTTCCGAGAGTGCGACCTCGCCTAAAGTTGCTGTTGCCGAGGGCGCATCCTCGTCATCTCAAGAGGAAACCAAACCCCTAGATGTACACGTTAACGTATTCGTGGAACGCGATTCTCAAAAGGGAATTTTGATTGGTAAAGGAGGCAGCCATATTCGGCGGGTACGGATCAAATCTAAGCGGCAGATTCAAAAACTGTTAGGAAAACCGGTGCAATTACATCTGCATGTGCGGGTGGCGAAGAACTGGCAGTCGGATACCAAAATGCTGGGGCGCCTGGGATTCTAG
- a CDS encoding LacI family DNA-binding transcriptional regulator: protein MATIRDVAKAAGVSIATVSRALNGSTHLAPATRVKVVAAAEELGYQKDRLAAAMRTGRTGAIGLVLGDVMNPFYAMLAHCVERAVHSHKTSLVLSNAHEDGQSYENGIRSLVKQGVDGLLVVPPSRIKPGWKHPAPPEGIAMVALDREAPGTKIPSVLIDSTQAMRDMAEHLREVGYHRPAYLAGPEFCLSGQRRTEKLQEALASCGFGKLEVEYCPHEAVSAASATRALLALYRPDIIICASNQIALGVLMIAKSMGMQLGSDLGLVAIDDIPWFSVMSPAITVIDQPVDKLANLGVTVLMKQIFGAAYVPKAGDVLVAGEGAFIPRESTQGPSLSAQYAGRWLPESGKTV, encoded by the coding sequence GTGGCAACCATCCGTGACGTGGCTAAAGCCGCCGGAGTTTCAATTGCCACCGTTTCGCGCGCCCTCAATGGAAGTACCCATTTAGCGCCTGCTACCCGAGTTAAAGTAGTAGCCGCCGCCGAGGAACTCGGCTATCAAAAAGACCGCCTAGCAGCGGCGATGCGGACCGGACGCACCGGAGCTATCGGACTGGTGCTGGGGGACGTGATGAACCCGTTTTATGCGATGCTAGCGCATTGCGTGGAGCGGGCGGTGCATTCCCACAAGACCTCCCTGGTGCTTTCAAATGCCCATGAGGACGGGCAAAGCTACGAAAACGGAATTCGATCGCTGGTAAAACAGGGGGTTGATGGACTTTTAGTGGTGCCTCCCTCGCGGATTAAGCCTGGCTGGAAGCATCCGGCTCCTCCCGAGGGAATAGCAATGGTGGCTCTAGATCGGGAAGCTCCGGGAACCAAGATTCCCTCGGTACTTATTGACTCCACCCAGGCGATGCGAGATATGGCTGAGCATTTACGGGAAGTCGGTTATCACCGTCCCGCCTACCTGGCGGGTCCAGAGTTTTGTTTATCGGGGCAAAGGCGCACAGAAAAGCTACAGGAAGCTTTGGCCAGTTGTGGTTTTGGAAAGCTAGAAGTGGAGTATTGCCCCCATGAGGCAGTTTCGGCTGCCAGCGCTACCCGGGCGCTGCTGGCGCTTTACCGTCCAGATATTATTATTTGCGCCTCTAATCAGATTGCCCTGGGAGTATTGATGATTGCCAAGAGCATGGGGATGCAGCTAGGTTCCGATTTAGGATTAGTAGCGATTGATGACATTCCCTGGTTCTCGGTGATGTCCCCGGCGATCACCGTGATTGACCAACCCGTAGACAAGCTGGCTAATCTAGGGGTAACTGTACTGATGAAACAGATTTTCGGGGCGGCCTATGTACCTAAGGCAGGGGATGTTTTAGTGGCGGGTGAAGGTGCCTTTATTCCCCGAGAGTCCACCCAGGGGCCAAGCCTGTCCGCTCAATATGCGGGACGTTGGTTACCAGAAAGTGGAAAAACTGTTTAG